The genomic segment TCTACTTTATCACCTAGAGCATCCTTTACTAAATATAAAGCTTGAGGCTGGGTTATATTAAGATAATTTCCTGTTAAGATTCTAATTCTAACTCCTTTATCTGCTACCTGTTTTAAATCGTTAATAAGCAATTTAACTCCTGATTCCATTAAAAATCCTACTATAATATCTATGCTCTTTGCCCTTGTTAATGAAGCTTTTAATTTAGATAGTAAATAATCATTGTCTCCCGTAGAACAGTTTGAATCATAATCTTGAGTTGCCTCTTTAAATGCAATAGAATCACTGGTGATTATACCTTTATTAATTACATCTACTTCAACCATCATACTCAACCAAAGCCTCTTTCAAATTCCTTACTCCACCCCTTGGATTAGCTACATCACCTATATACCTAGGAATCAAGTGAACATGTAAATGGTTTATGGTTTGTCCAGCATAAGTCCCTACATTTATACCTATATTATATCCAGCTGGTTCATATTGAATATCAAATATTTCTTTTACCTCGTGCATTAATTTATATATTGATTTAACCTCTTCCTCAGTTGCCTCAAAGAAGTTAGCAAAATGCCTCTTTGGTATTATTAAACAATGACCATTATTTACTGGGAAATGATCTAATATAGCAAAGGCCAATTTATTCTCTACTATTATTTCTGATTCATCGTAGTCGCAAAATATACATTCTGACATTATTATCGCCGCCTTTATTTTGTATTAAGGTATGAATCTATACTGATTTTTTTAATGTTAAAATCTATTATTAAATTTAGTTAAATTTAACTAAATTATTAACTATACTTAACTCCATAGAATCAATGGTTTCAGCATGTTATTAGATAATGCAGTTAAGTGTTGAATTAAATTCTTGTTAAATTAACAAGATTCTAATTAAATCATATCAATACAATACCTCTAAAATTATCCGTTGGTCAAGCATATCTAAACTATTTATATATATCTGAAAACTCAACTTTTATTCTGAGTGCAAAATCGTTTATACTATTATCATAACTATAACAAATAAAAATAAAGGCAAGGATTATCCCTGCCTTATCATAATATAATCTTAAGAAAATGGGCACCTAATTTTCAGTGCTAGCTGAAGCACGTAAAATTTTATTGAACTTCTCAAATCTAGTGCTTAAAATACATAAATATATTTCAATCTCATTGAAAATAGGAGCTATATTATCCATCATAAACCGCTGAAATTTTAAATCTTTTTGATATTGAGGCGTTTTTTCGTATTCTACAATTTTTGCTTTGACCTCTT from the Clostridium sp. CM027 genome contains:
- a CDS encoding HIT family protein, with protein sequence MSECIFCDYDESEIIVENKLAFAILDHFPVNNGHCLIIPKRHFANFFEATEEEVKSIYKLMHEVKEIFDIQYEPAGYNIGINVGTYAGQTINHLHVHLIPRYIGDVANPRGGVRNLKEALVEYDG